The DNA segment GCAGGTCGATCCACTCGATGATCTCGCGGCCCTGCGTGAGGCCGCCGAGGAGCGCATCGCCGGCGACTTCCACACCGTCGAGGGTCAGCTTCGCCTCGGGCCGATAGCTCGTCGTCTCGAGCGACTCGATCCTCACGCCGTCCGCCTTCGGATCGACGAGGAAGACCGCGGGCCCCTCGTCGGTCGCAGCGGAGACCAGGACGAGGTCCGCGATCTGGCCCGCCGGCACGTAGGACTTCACGCCGCGAAGCCGGAAGCCCGACTCCGTCGCCGTCGCCTCGACGCCGGGTCGCTCGATCTCGCCCTCTGGCTCGACGAGCGCGGCGGTCAGGATCTTCCGTCCCGCCGCGACCTCCGGCAGGATCGACTTCTTCTGCTCCTCGGTCCCGAACGCGGCGATCGGGAGCGCACCCAGCACGGCGGTCTCGAAGTAGGGGATGGCCGCCGTGGTCCGACCCACGTGTTCGAGGACCCCGCAGACCTCGAGGAACGAGAGACCGCCGCCGTCGTACTCGGACGGGACGGCGACGCCGACGAGCCCGGCTTCGCCGACGGTCGCCCAGAGGTCGGCGTCGAAGCGCGGACCGTCGCCGCGCTCGAGGGCCAGGAGCTTCTCTGCCGGGGAGCCTTCGGAGAGGATCTGCGACGCGAGGTCGAAGATCGCCTGCTGTTCTTCGCTGTAGCTGAAGTCCATGTTCGTCTCGCTCTCTATTCTCGTCTTCTACTACATGCGCGGGATGCGCGGCAGACCGAGGCCGAAGAGACCGATCAGGTCGCGCTGGATCTCGTTGGTGCCGCCACCGAAGGTCAGGATCAGGAGGCTGCGATAGAGCATCTCGACCATGCCGTCCGCGACCAGCTCGTCGGCCTTGCCGTCGGGCCGCAGATAGGCGCGCTGGCCCATCACCTCCATCATGAGCCGGAAGGCTTCGAGGAAGAACTCGGTCCCGTAGACCTTGATCGTCGACGCGTCGGCCGGGTTCAGCTTCCGCCCCTCGGCCGCCGTCCAGGCCACCTTCCAGTTGAGCAGCCGAAGCGCGTGCAGCCCCGCCTTCACCTTGGCGAGATTGACCTGGACCCACTCGTCGTCGATCACCCGGCCACCGTCCGGCCGCTTCGTGTCCTTCGCCCACTGGACGACGGCGTCGTAGGCGCCCTCGATCATCCCGGGCGCGCAGAGGGTCACGCGTTCGTGGTTCAGCTGGCCGG comes from the bacterium genome and includes:
- a CDS encoding acyl-CoA/acyl-ACP dehydrogenase, translating into MDFSYSEEQQAIFDLASQILSEGSPAEKLLALERGDGPRFDADLWATVGEAGLVGVAVPSEYDGGGLSFLEVCGVLEHVGRTTAAIPYFETAVLGALPIAAFGTEEQKKSILPEVAAGRKILTAALVEPEGEIERPGVEATATESGFRLRGVKSYVPAGQIADLVLVSAATDEGPAVFLVDPKADGVRIESLETTSYRPEAKLTLDGVEVAGDALLGGLTQGREIIEWIDLRANAALCNELLGCLEAALEMTAEYSKTRKQFDQPIAMFQSVSHRESDAYIDTQTVRLSALEVAWRIAVGREADEEVAIAKHLASEAGFRVTFAAQHIHGGIGVDREYPVHRYYVHARHIELILGGSTHHLRRLGRMIAAA